The nucleotide sequence TTTTCTTCTCGTAGGTCATACTCGACAATTAGGCCAAGATTGTCAACAAACTTGTGATACACCTGGCACCCAGCGCACTGTGTGTGCAGTGCATGTTAGAAAGTAATGAACAGCATATCTCAGAAAATAAATGAGAATAGACATGGACTTGTTTAATACTTTTAAAAAAAGAGTGCGGTAGGCAGGTAAGGTCAGTACTAATATAAGCAAAGCTGCTGGATGTACAATGCAATTAAATAAATACTCTCAACAATTTACCTGAAGAAACACGGTTCCTCTTTCATAGGCCACCCTGTTTATCAAACGCTCTGTCCTTGCATCACATTTAGTACATGTAAACTGAACAAGCAAGCTTCTTCTAGGAAGCTTTATATCAAAACTAGCTTCCTGCAATATCACATAAGAAATGTATGATGATTCAATTTCAAAGTGTGATTTCATACAGTAAAATTTCCTATGTTAGTATATATAGGAGTATGATATAAGGATGAATATCTACATCATTAAGCTTTCAGCCTACCCAGTCAATAACTATGGTTTGTGCCAAGTTTTGAAGGGCACATTGCTGCATGAGTATTATGCGGGGGCGGCATAATTAAAATGCCTAAAAGTACAAGACTGAAAGAACGCAAAAGGTATATCATCTATAATATGTTTAGCATTTGTATTTGAACTGGACTAGGATTGCACAAGCGCATTCAACAAGTGATCTGAACCGGTGCATAAAAGGCAAACCACACCTCATTCTAATAATCTCACAAGCTTAAGGTTGATAACAACGGCGATCTTGAACTTATCGTGTGTCATTCAGAGTTGTGGTTGCAAGGTATTAAACACTGCTGCCTCTTGTTACCAGTGAGTTGACAGTTGACACATGGATGATGCTATATATCTTCTCTGTGTTATTGAGCAATATGTTGGTAATTTTTATTCCAGATTAAAAAAAAATGTCCTAGTAATCAGTTAACTACTCCCTCCCTCCCCGAGTAGATATTTGAAGCAGCTAAGTATAGTTCATATTGCTGCCAAATCCACAAACATTTGCAGAATCGCTTGCCATAGTTAACTAGTCCAATTTTCATTAACCTAACTACCACTAGCAGTCTAGCACAAAAGGCAGGCAACACGCAAACAAATTCTGTTCATCCATAGCCGGGGGGAAGAGGGGGTTCTCACTGCCGGTGACGCTGCCGAGGCGTCCGGATCAACCTCGCTGGAGCACGCGCGGACATGCGGTCGCCTTCGACGATATGAAGCTCTCAGGCTGCAAGGAGAGCACACAGCCAACCTTATTCGCTTAGGCGTCGCTGGGGGAGCTGAATCTGACAGGGGCAAGAAGAAGCGTACCTGGGAACGGGCTTCCCGAGCTTGGGATTGGAGGAGGCGAGGTGAACGCGGGACGGGGGCGAGCGACGGGCGAAGGGGCTCCCCGGGaacggcagcgccgccgccgccgccgagcagcTGTACGCCGCAGCCGTCGCCGCCATCGGCCGGCCGGTGGCTACTGGATTGGATTGAGGACGCAGAAACAGAAGAAGCGAAGCTGAACCGTTGGATTGAAGATGAATGGCACAGATTGCAGTGCTGGGATCCGTAGCACACACAAATGAAATGACTGCTTCTGTGCAAAGAGGTCCCTCGTCTTTGGTGAATTTGCTTCCGCCGTCCTCCTCCTTCAAGCCACAATCACCCACCTCTCTCGCCTATCTCCCTCCGTAGTgctccccggcggcggcggcgctgctccAGATCTACTGCCAAGCGCGCCCCTTCCCTTCCCCAGCTACTCCCGCCGAAGACCGCCTACGGGGCAACCCGGCTCCGCATCATCGAGCGGgaaccggccgccgccgccgccacgcccggGGGCCGCGGGCGCACCGCCTCCGGCACATCTACGGCGGGGAGGAGCCCGCCCTCGCCCTCCCCGTGCGCAAGCTGCAAGGTGTGTACCTCGCTGCTTCCCGTTCCCCCCAATGCCATCCCGGATGGGATGCATTATGTGCTCGCTTCCACATAACTAATAACCACATGTTAATGCGTACAATAATATAACAAGCTTCCTGTGTAGTATTATCTGGTAAAACTACAAGGAAGATCAGACCCTAGTTTTGACGGCATGATTGTTCCATGACAATGATATCATTTAACACCCATTTAGCACTGTATCCATGGGAACTGTGACTGTTGAAACAGTCTGTTACATAGCTGCTTATTTTGCATCTAACTCACTAATCTTACTGAATTCGAGATTCGAAGAAGCTTCAGTAGCCAAATTAAGCTAATCTTAAGTCTTCCAAAAATTCTTCAGAAGATGAAGCCACGTTTTGCTTC is from Triticum aestivum cultivar Chinese Spring chromosome 1B, IWGSC CS RefSeq v2.1, whole genome shotgun sequence and encodes:
- the LOC123107743 gene encoding uncharacterized protein C24H6.02c, with the translated sequence MAATAAAYSCSAAAAALPFPGSPFARRSPPSRVHLASSNPKLGKPVPSLRASYRRRRPHVRACSSEVDPDASAASPAEASFDIKLPRRSLLVQFTCTKCDARTERLINRVAYERGTVFLQCAGCQVYHKFVDNLGLIVEYDLREENGVNTCAED